A stretch of Crossiella cryophila DNA encodes these proteins:
- a CDS encoding GH92 family glycosyl hydrolase, whose translation MDRGRGVGLGVWEGRGVVWWRGVVVGLVGVLVAGGVGEAREGWVGEPAGFVDPLIGSARDGNTFPGAQRPFGMIAWSPTSTRGDQTGTGAANGYSYDVTRVRGFSLTHVNGAGCNPGAAGDVPIFPHAGAMVGSPSADVKDSFYASDFSHADELARPGRYSVGLASGARADLAVADRAGIAEFTFPADKPANLLFRTSNSLNGSEDATIHLDQAGRRVTGSVLTGAFCGRRANGGVNNRKSYYRLHFTAEFDQPVLGTGVWRDGTLTPGGTEISGGEGYATGADRAGRGSGGYLSFAPGSSVRMRIGISYVDLPGAEGNLRREIRGSDTVDSVARDGFRAWDRELGRIRIAGGSADQRTVFYTALYHALQQPNLVSDVDGRYLGMDRRVHRLAAGQDAQYGNFSGWDQYRAQIQLLALLQPRVAGNFAQSLYNYARQNDGVWDRWVHVNGATHVMTGDPSAATLATFHAMGVRGFDAAGAFDSLYRQATVPRPEGLLDAGCPGQCVGQRPNLAQYVQSRYSAHDVCHCWGGAAETLEASVADDALSRWAAQLGRDKESAELRQRGTYWRNVFNPATGYIQGRKLDGSWLTPFDPASQLGFAQGSAATYVWMVPQDVSGLAEAMGGKDIALRRLDEFFQPGGGPLRYDPTNEPGIHAPWLYNELGQPWKTQETVRRLVDTVYRTGPGGLPGNDDLGTMSAWYVFGALGLFPRTPGSAELLLATPLFPRTLITPDGRGPTLIDTSGSGKYLHSVTVDGRAHRDWKVSALPTRLKAQLSGVPNQAVVPTAP comes from the coding sequence GTGGACAGGGGGAGGGGGGTGGGGTTGGGGGTGTGGGAGGGTCGCGGGGTGGTGTGGTGGCGTGGGGTTGTGGTTGGGCTGGTTGGGGTTTTGGTCGCGGGTGGGGTTGGGGAGGCTCGCGAGGGGTGGGTTGGGGAGCCCGCTGGGTTTGTTGATCCGTTGATCGGGTCGGCTCGGGATGGGAACACTTTTCCGGGGGCGCAGCGGCCGTTCGGGATGATCGCGTGGAGTCCGACCAGCACTCGGGGTGATCAGACCGGGACCGGGGCGGCCAATGGGTATTCCTACGACGTGACCCGGGTGCGGGGGTTCTCGCTGACGCATGTCAACGGGGCCGGGTGCAATCCGGGGGCGGCGGGGGATGTGCCGATCTTCCCGCACGCGGGGGCGATGGTCGGCTCGCCGAGTGCCGATGTCAAGGATTCCTTCTACGCCAGCGATTTCTCGCACGCCGACGAGCTGGCCCGGCCGGGGCGGTACTCGGTCGGGCTGGCTTCCGGTGCGCGCGCCGACCTGGCTGTCGCCGATCGGGCCGGGATCGCCGAGTTCACCTTCCCCGCGGACAAGCCGGCGAACCTGCTCTTCCGCACCTCCAACTCGCTCAACGGCAGCGAGGACGCCACCATCCACCTGGACCAGGCCGGGCGGCGGGTCACCGGATCCGTGCTCACCGGCGCATTCTGCGGGCGCCGGGCCAACGGCGGGGTCAACAACCGCAAGAGCTACTACCGCCTGCACTTCACCGCTGAGTTCGACCAGCCGGTGCTGGGCACCGGAGTGTGGCGGGACGGCACGCTCACGCCCGGTGGGACCGAGATCAGCGGCGGCGAGGGTTACGCGACCGGGGCGGACCGGGCCGGACGCGGTTCCGGTGGGTACCTGAGCTTCGCGCCGGGGAGTTCGGTGCGGATGCGGATCGGCATCTCCTACGTGGATCTGCCTGGTGCGGAAGGGAATCTGCGGCGGGAGATCCGCGGTTCGGACACTGTGGACAGTGTGGCGCGGGACGGGTTCCGGGCCTGGGACCGGGAACTCGGGCGGATCCGGATCGCGGGCGGCAGCGCCGATCAGCGGACCGTGTTCTACACCGCGCTCTACCACGCCTTGCAGCAACCCAACCTGGTGTCCGATGTGGACGGTCGCTACCTCGGCATGGACCGGCGGGTGCACCGGCTGGCCGCGGGACAGGACGCGCAGTACGGGAACTTCTCCGGGTGGGACCAGTACCGGGCGCAGATCCAGTTGCTGGCGTTGCTGCAACCCCGGGTGGCCGGGAACTTCGCGCAGTCGCTGTACAACTACGCCCGCCAGAACGACGGCGTCTGGGACCGGTGGGTGCACGTCAACGGCGCCACTCACGTGATGACCGGTGACCCCTCCGCCGCCACCCTGGCCACCTTCCACGCCATGGGTGTACGCGGATTCGACGCCGCGGGCGCGTTCGACTCGCTCTACCGGCAGGCCACCGTGCCCCGGCCCGAGGGCCTGCTGGACGCGGGTTGCCCCGGCCAGTGCGTTGGCCAACGGCCGAATCTCGCGCAATACGTCCAATCCCGGTACAGCGCGCACGACGTCTGCCACTGCTGGGGCGGCGCGGCGGAAACCCTGGAAGCCTCGGTCGCCGACGACGCGCTCAGCCGGTGGGCGGCACAACTGGGGCGGGACAAGGAATCCGCCGAACTCCGGCAGCGCGGCACCTACTGGCGCAACGTGTTCAACCCCGCCACCGGGTACATCCAGGGCCGCAAGCTCGACGGGTCCTGGCTCACCCCCTTCGACCCGGCCAGCCAGCTCGGGTTCGCCCAGGGCAGTGCCGCCACCTACGTGTGGATGGTGCCGCAGGACGTCAGCGGTCTCGCCGAAGCCATGGGAGGCAAGGACATCGCGCTGCGGCGACTCGACGAGTTCTTCCAGCCCGGCGGCGGGCCACTGCGCTACGACCCCACCAACGAACCCGGCATCCACGCGCCCTGGCTGTACAACGAACTGGGTCAGCCCTGGAAAACCCAGGAAACCGTGCGGCGACTCGTGGACACCGTGTACCGCACCGGACCCGGCGGGCTGCCCGGCAACGACGACCTCGGCACCATGTCCGCCTGGTACGTCTTCGGCGCGCTCGGCCTGTTCCCGCGCACCCCGGGCAGCGCCGAACTCCTGCTGGCCACCCCGCTGTTCCCGCGC